DNA sequence from the Gadus morhua chromosome 21, gadMor3.0, whole genome shotgun sequence genome:
CGGGTTAGCTGCAGacattgggaatcgaacccagaaaCGAATGATCGAACACCCCATCTCTCTATACACTACTACCCCTGATTTTATGTTTGAACATTTAACTCTTCTAGCTAATGCCAAAGAACCGGCCGTTCAtcaaggaggtgagggaggcgtGCCAGCTTCTGCGGACAACAGGAGAAGACTGGATCTCCAAACGGAGAACTGCCATCCAAAATGGCGAAAATGTACCGAAAGACATCCTCACTCAGATCATCAAATCAGCTGGACAAGGTTGTGTTTCAAATACTATGATAAAATGTGGTTCATGAGTGGCAATGCCTTGAAATGAATTGGTTgcaagagaaaaagagacacaGTGAAGTCAACGCAGGAGTAGTGCTGTTCTGTGATTTGTCAGCCCGGTGGTTAGCATCCTAGGTCTTCACATAGCTACATGAATGAGCACAGAACAAATCCCAACCAAATTTACTGTAGATTcagaaaataaatgcagaaattTTAAGGAGGGTTTTATTTATGGAATGACCTAATATTGAATGATGCTTTACCAAGATGTAGGCGACCTTAAGTCATTCCAACTACCTTTCAAAGTGAAATAACATAAAGGCTTTGCCCTTGAAAGTACAGTTTGGTGGATCATTTGATATATTGGCTAGAAGAGtaaagactttttttttcttgcagaAGAGGAAATTAACAAAGAAGATGAGGATTTTATGTTGGACAACTTTGTGACGTTCTTCATCGCGGGTAAGCCTCAATGTAAACGTGACTTTATAACTTTATACGTTGTGTAGACATAATTATGGACTGTTGCTGTATAAAACATCGAGATATGGAATCATTTAACCATTATCAGTGAACATATTCTGGCTGATCGGCATTACTTTTATTGAGACCAATCACCGCTTTCAGGACAGGAaactacagccaatcagcttgcATTCTGCATCATGGAACTTGCAAGGAAGACTGACATCGTGGAAAAGTAAGAGGCAACAGGAGAAGCAAACTTTAATTAATTGATGAGATTTGCGGGAGACAATCCTCTCACCTGTTATGTTCACCAGAGCGCAGGAAGAGGTGGATGCTGTTATTGGAATGAAGCAGGAGATTAGCTATGATGATTTGGGAGAGCTGACCTACCTCTCACAGGTACATCCTTTATAAGGATcaagatgaagagaaaaaacatttaataacatgtatttcATTACATCTACATTGCTAAGAGTATTAGTTTATATAGCTTTATATTTTTTTgccttgttttgtatttttttttgcatttttgaatCTCTAATTCCTATAACTTTCCTGTACTTTTCACAGGGACAAGCTTATTTCCCGTCTGGGATTAAAGAGTCATTCTACCTTATCTTGTGTTTTTCTGGCAGGTGCTGAAGGAGACCCTTAGGATGTATGCCCCCTCTCCGGGAACTTCTCGTGAGTTGCCGGAGGACCTGACCATCAGTGGTGTTCACATACCTGCAGGAGTTATGGCCATGGTCAGTTGCTACAGTCAAAGAAGTCTTCTTGAAGCTTAATATTCTTGAACTGATAAATGGTGACAGTAGTATGATTTGatgtgtattgttgtgtgttttaCAGTTTGACTCTTATGTCTGTGGGAGGATGGATAAATTCTTCAAAGACCCACTGACGTTTGATCCGGACCGTTTTCATCCAGACGCTCCAAAGTAAGCAGTCTACTCTTAAAGAAGCATACTGGATATTTAATTATCATAGCATGTGAACAAGAACAATCTACGTGCTCATCTTCACGTTCAATACCATACATATTCTTTCTGaatatgtatattattttctttcttggGGCGTGACTTAGGCTATCTATGGGAGCACCGTTGAGGCTTTTTCATAAAttaccaagatggctgccgctgaagTCTCACACTATtggttgctctgattggttgaaagcCTATCAATTTCCACCCAGAAGCACTTTGGTCTGTGCCTGTTGATAACGGCCCATGGAAATCTAAAATGTATTGAGAGGTTCAGGACTAAAACGTATTTCAGAATTGATCGGGACGATGTCAGGCTaatcgtttatatgattaatacacaaatattttttttttatctcaaatTACCCACAGTATTATATGATAAGCTCCCCCATTAATTGATTACCTACCAAATGAAACTACTTTTAGAGAATAACAAGTGTCTTCGTATTCGTTTAAGCATTGGGTCAATCTTTCAATGTGAACTGCTGACTTTTCACATTAATTTCAGTTGACAGTCCTTAAAGAGTATTGTGTATTTACTGCAGCCATCTTCCTGTAGGCCCTACTACTGTTACTTCCCCTTTGCTCTCGGACCACGCTCCTGTCTGGGACAGAAGTTTGCACAGGTGGGTGACACAGGTAGACACACCAAACATGCTTACTCTGATAAGAATCCATAAACTCAAACTGAGCATGTGTATGATGTGATTCCAGATGGAGGCTAAGGTGGTGATGGCCAAGCTGCTTCAGAGGTTTGAGTTCAGTCTGGTACCAGGACAGTCCTTTGACATCCTCGACACTGGAACCCTGAGGCCCAAGAGTGGGGTTGTTTGCAACATTAAACACAGAAATCCCAACATGTGAAATTTCATTTTGCAATGAACATATCCTGCGAATGAGTTATGTTACTATTAATTATAGATGTAGAGTATCAACAATTGCCTCTGAAAATATACAGGAAATATACAAGTCATTATGGGTGAACTCCATGAACATATCTCTCTCATATAATAAGGCGGCCAAATTAGGCCATTTCATTTCGCTTCCGATTTTCCGCCAGTACGCAGAATAGACCCATAGAAGCTATATGGTCCTACTGAGGCAACATGACCAGCAGATTGCGATGATGGACTACTCATGAGTAACCGTCACCAAACTTGCGGATTCCTTGTAACTTCACGACGCTCCATCACGGATCTCACTCAACTTGTGATTGTTGTTATTTGGATTTATATTTTAGGACTGGCAGGTAGGCCTATTTGAACTTTGACACGTTTTCGTGAGACTGCTCTGTGTCTTGCAGCATTATCTTGCTTCTCAGCTCTATCTGTCAAAGGTTCACTGATAAGAGCTGCATGGCTACGTCATAAAAGGACCCCTGCCGCCGAGGCCAGCAGAAGACCTCGACCCCAAAGTGAAACACAAACTTTAAAATGAAGTGATGCATTATAAGATAAGGTGTGCAAGATGCAGTTTGTAATTCCAGatcctataggcctactactgCTTGTACTAACTAAATTCTActattaaacaaacaaatatttggTATGTCGTGGCCAGCCTTACCTGATCACACAATTCATTGTTTACGCACCTCTTTTTTTTACCACTACAccatatacaatacaatatcaTATCTATATTATACTTTACATCTTCATGAAATATTTTGTACACAGCAGAACATTTAaaccaaaaaggaaaaaaaaaacggggtAATCGCGGGTATAAGTAGAACGTGTAACGTTATTGGCTTGCTTTGTCAACTGGTAGGCTAAATATTAATCAACGGTCCCAAAGTGCGCATGAGGAAAACACTAGTACCTCCTCCATAGCATTGTGAACACCAGAAACAGATTGCACTCCGAAAAGCCTCCAAGTTaaaatgggtttgttttaccTTATGACAAACTGGGCCTGCTATGCGATGTTCTATTGTTTCCTTCTGATTGCAGTTGCGTTCCTTGTTTATTGTTTGTATatcaaacacattcacatgaaATATGATCATATCCCTGGCCCACCACGAGACAGGTAAGAACTCTCCAACTGCTTTCGGGCTTAGTCGTTTGGTTAGCACGATTGACCAATTACTTTGATCATTGCAGCTTTTTATTTGGGCATTCATCGATGATGAAAGAAGAAACGGAGGGTGGAAAAATTCTCCACGACAAATTCCAACAGTGGTAAGTAGGTGTCGGTTAGAACTATTGATAGTTCAGGCAGTGGGCAACTTTTACTATGAGCACGGTAAAAAGCAAATACGGTTACTGTAATGTTGTTATTAatctataaataaaacatgaatagaacttgtgtttttaatattgaaCTCCCTCGGTCTACTTCCACTCTGCGGCACAACATACAGTCAATCCAGCATCTTTTGATGTTAGAGCTCCACCTAGTGTCAGCTCCTTTGTTAGCACTTATCATTACAGTTACCTCTCATAATGTCTTATGTCTTTTTATTCTTTCACAGTGCTGAAATGTATGGACCTGTTGTTCGTGTTAATGCAGCTcatattgttattttattggtGACCTGTCCAGAGGCTACGAAGGTAAAATATGAAGTTATTTCAGTGCCTCAACAAGCCCATCAGTTGAACAAGGAGGAATAGCATCGAGCTGCAGTCCCGGAGCCAGAAACAGTTTGGTAACAGCACTGTGGTGTGGCAACGCACTGTGGCGTGGCAGATCTGTTTTTTCCGGGGTTTTTTCTCGACTTTTTACGTCACCGTCGCCTCCTAGCTGCCCCAGTCGAGTTTTCAACGTCAAttttttttgttacatttcaataaaacaattattaataataattaatctaATTTAAGAAAAGTAAATATGTTCTTCAAcgtttacatatatatatatatatatatatatatatatatatatatatatatatatatatatataacccttACCCAAAACATATGCTAATTAGATAGACGATGGATATAAACGTGAACATTTTGGAAATTACGGATCACACCTGATGTGTTCCAGATTCCTCGGACGCCAGTCTTCCGCGTTGGAAAtcgggaaatctcccagctttctgtCGGCGTTTCTCGGAGGCACTGCCCCTTTCTGTCTTCATCCCTCGGAATTCTaacaccgggattccaccggaagCGTACGCGCCGtggaacggctgcgtcctctgccctgcgtccattcctaccgggcgcgtaacggcagcgtagcgctgccttgcgagccagccgtattcacgcgagatcacgcgataatcctaaacctaacgtactcaccttccactcccaaaactattgctaaaaaaaaaagaagctatagcctactgtacgatgtgagagagctagcatgatttgaaattagcttctcttcggagttccgtttaactcctcccccacccttcaggactccctgccccaacccctcgacacagagccgtgcacgagcgctaatgctgcttacggcttacttcaacggcaaccattgcgtcacttttcaggccattcaactccctcagctgtcgccatcgctgaaaagcgaatccaatatttattctcgtttttcctcgagcattctccaaaatttttttgttgctgccttttcaatttctgtctttctttttcttgcctttttaaaaggatgaaccggggcaagtaacggtggcagtggtaacttctgttttttttcttccatcgtgttaacgttgtaggctcactaggtctagtccactgtcatgaactactatgataacaacgctttctttgccctccgtgaacgcgctcaggccggcCCAGGCTCgtacagaggggagagaacgcgcaggcttgtgattggttctttagattcgggtacaatgtctccgattggtaagcattttaacaggtttatagcagatacagaattcttttttttttcgcttctttttcattgcccataagttatttattgctgtcaggatgtaaaaaccaatttcaacaacatattaaaaagtgcactgaaaatcgtacaatatgcctttaaatgccacgctttgtcctttctgatattttccttataaaaaggatgatttggtacataaatgacttcatgttgctgaacttcgacaatgagtctctcgtcgtccatgttgccgaccctttgattgattgactgctgacctggtgccaccggtcatgacgtaataatgttgatgtgaagttatatGAACTGAGTATTGagttttatttagaaaattgatcggatgctctatggcttttacttttaacttcctgcccggctcgatctgctctgtcgaaattgacgcggtttagcagcggctcgcgacaaaaatagaagtgcgatggaaagatagcgccgcggcgcggcacgccgctcctgggacgctgctgaaacgttccgcggcgcgcccggtggaaatggtcccattgattagagtggaagcgatcagcagcggtgaccgcggcgcagccatGCCGCGGCGCatacgcctccggtggaatcgagccttGATGGTGCTTTCACATCGCTGGAAATTATGGGGAAAAGATTTGCGCGACGTCGGAAAGTTTGcgtgaacgacacctcatgacGCTGTTCCGTTCTTCCGTTCGGCAACCTGGGCCAAATTTGAAAAACAGAGTTGCGCAGTTGGTGACCATtggtttactagtgacgcgCATGAACATGGCGGAACGACGAACGTTTTGctcaatataaaataatcaaccatcatgtaactttactattgattgacgttgtaaccGTCTGTTGGCATCGACCTTTCTCAGTTGTaaacgttgtgtactggtaaatcaactctagataagggcaagtgTTGCCTTCCATTCAGTGGCAACACtgtatgtgcttctcataaataaaagcaatagGAAAGCAGGTGATAggcatcaaggaaataaagcCATGCAcacttgaaactgatcctactaaATTCTGTTTAGTTCTGACTCTTTTTTATCAGATTAAAAACAActgctgtgaagaacttttagattGCCAACGCAGTTCACATCATCGGTCACTGTCGGGAACACGTGTAAGCTAGAGCGTCATCACCGGTGAGCCgtctcgttatcaccaggaCAGCGAACGCGCCTAAATGGTGGGATCAAGATGCCTcagacaccagccttccgagttgtaATTTCCGGTTTCGgagcacttatagcgttcccgttcgaCTCTGTAATTCTCTCATGAAATTGGCTGGTCGAtacaactcggaaggctggtgtccgaggcatctggatcatTGGTCGAACCGTGCCACAACCCAGTGCGTTGTCCGGGTcctgggctgctgctgcttgatGGATGCTACTCAAAAATGGCTCAATAAAGAGTGCAATGGTACAAATATTAGGAATTCATTATTTGATATTTGTTTCTTCTGGTGATTGCAGGAGATCTTGATGTCCCCTAAGTGCCTAAAACCTAAGCCCATATACAAGCTATTCTTTGGACTTTTTGGATCGAGGTAATCTCATTTACTCGGATTGATTATTTAAACCTGCCATTAATATAAACACCAATGTAATGCAATTATAGTTATCTCTCAGTATCACATTTGTTGAGATGGAATCTTGAACATAAAATAttgataatattgattgatgaTTCATAATTATAATTGAGTGTAGGTGTATATAAGATTTCAACATCAATCTGTAAGTAAGTGTGAGTAAATTATAACAGCAAGTGCCCAGAACATGAACTGAGTGTAAAATAACAGTAGCCTACAAATTACAATAACAGAGATACATTTGGGAAAACCGCAGAAGGTTTAACAGTAAACAAGGCTGTCTCTTCCACAAGGCTCTCCTGCTCACTCCAATCAGGTCGCTGAGGAATGTAGCAAGAATTTTGAAGAGGTATAATGGGAGCCAAGGGAGACAAGGTCCCTGCCAGTGATATAACTCCTAAACCAATTCAAGACTGGGCCAATACAGTTCTCTAATCTATTGATAAATATATCCTAGATTTGTCTCAAAGAAAGCAATTAAGTCTAAAAGTACTAAAACACTTGTTTATTTCTGTGCATGCTTATTATCATCATGGTTTCAACGAGAATGTATTGTGAGAGAAGGTATTGGTTCATTTGATACATTCTATTATATTCAACCAATTGGTGTCATCTCAAATGTTCAAATCCGACGCAATAATCCCTCCAATCGTACGCACTTTTCTCTATTCCCCCAACATAGGTTTATGGGAAATGGCCTGCTTACAGCTACCGAGCACGAGCAGTGGCATAAACAACGACGGATAATGGACCCTGCCTTCAGCAGTCTGTAAGTTGACACTAAGGTGACCAGAGTTTTGAAAGGAAAAACGGGGACGTTTGTAGTTTGGCGGTCCATGTAGCAACAGcagtttttttaatgaaaaaaaatgaaccAATCTATGATTTTCCTATTATCATATTAAATGTCGTACTGTAGTTAATATTGGGCCCAATGGTTTACTATGATGGGTTTTTAGCTTTGGTTATCCAGTCAAAGGCAGGCTAATCCAATAGGGAATCCTTTTATATTGTAATGTTAGCCTATTGTTTGTGAGCGGTCATGCCTGCTTATCGTATGAAGGCAATATACTTTAAACCATCGTAAAGACTTTAGACCTGCGTATCAAGATCGCATCACAGCCTATCAGATGAACATGAGAGTAATTACCATCTGTCCAGGAATTAATATCCATTACAAAatctattcaaatatttaaaaaaatctattttaAAATCCTATTTTTCGACATTTTTCGACATTTCCAGGGACAGGCCCCCATCCATTGCTTTCTGTGCTGACACCAAGACTGACCAAATCATTTTTTCCAGGTACCTCAGGGGCCTGATGGGGACCTTCAACGAGAGGGCAGAAAACCTCATGGATGAACTCACAAATTTAGCAGACAGCAAAAAAGAAGCAAAGATGCTCCAGTTGTTCAACCGTGTGACCTTAGATGTCATCACCAAGGTAATCCAAAGTCTGTCCTCCTTTTCATATGTCATATGTTTCCCTGCCTGGTCACTCTCAAATGTTCAACTGCTCACAAATCCCATTCTCAGAGTTTAATTTTCCTTCAAAATGCTTTAAAATATCTGCATGATCTACTGATGTTGTATTGCTAATTTTCAGGTGGCCTTTGGAATCGATTTGGACCTCAACCAAAACAAGGACTCGCCTTTCCCTAGAGCCATTGAGATGTGTCTGACAGCCATGGTTCATACCACCCGAGACATGCTTTTTCAGGTACATGCTATCATTTTCAGATATGGCGTCAATATGCAAATTTGTTCACACTGGATACTACGTATTACTATTTATTAGACACTTGTATTGCTTTCATGAGCAACAGTGAATTTAAATACTATGTAATTAAGGAGAAGTAAGCAGTGAGGTATCCTGCCCAAGGGGTTCTTCAGGATGGCTGCAGACATttggaatcaaacccagaaacCTTTTGATGGAAGATGAACTTGCTTATATGATTCAGTATTTAACCGTTCCAGCTAATGCCGAAGAACCGACCGTTCATCAAGGAGGTGAGGGAGTCGTGCCAGCTTCTGCGGACCACAGGAGAAGCCTGGATCTCCAAACGGAGAACCGCCATCCAAAATGGCGAAGATGTACCCAAAGACATCCTCACTCAGATCATCAAATCAGCTGGACAAGGTTGGGTTCAAAATACTATGATAAAATCTGGTTCATAAATAGCAATGCCTTGAAATTAATTTGTTGCAAGATAAAAGGAGACAAAGGGAAGTCAATGCAGGAGGAGTACTGTTCTTTGATTGGTCAGCATGGTGGTTAGCATCCTTGGTCATGGACATCAATGAGTACAGAATCAATCCAAAACCAATCgaaaatgtttttatcaatggAAAGAATTAATATTGAATGATGCTTTGAACAGATTCCGATTACCTTGTAGTCAGTGGCTCCAGCTACCTTTCAAAGTGAAACACCTAAATGCTAAGTCATTGAAAGTACAGTTTGATGGATCATTTGATCGATGGATAGAAGAATAAATACCAATACTTGCTTTATTGAAGAAGAGGAAAGGACTAAAGAAGATGAGGATCTTATGTTGGACAACTTTGTGACATTCTTCATCGCAGGTTAGTCTCGATATAAATGTTAATTGATACCTATATACGTTGTGTAGACATAATTATAGTCTGTATGAAACATCTTGATAATGAATCATTTACCCATTATCAGTGAACATATTCTTGTTGATCAGCAATAATTGTATTGAGACATAACTGCTTTCAGGACAGGATactacagccaatcagcttgcCTTCTGCATCATGGAACTAGCAAGAAACCCTGACATCATGAAAAAGTGAGAAGCAATACGAGCAGCAATGAGACACTTTAATTCTTTAATTATGAGATTGACACAGACATAACTGTAACCTGTTATGTTCACCAGAGCGCAGAAAGAGGTGGATGCTGTTCTTGGAATGAAGCAGGAGATAAGCAATGATGATTTGGGAGAGCTGACCTACCTATCACAGGTAGATCCTTAATAAGGATCAAGATTAAGGGCCGAACATTGATTCAAGTGAATCTCTTTACAGCTGCATCGCTAAGAGTTTAAAAGCGTATGGACATTTGGCGTATCGTTTTGAAGTTGCTAttcttatttttgtaattctgTAATTCTTTTAATGGTCCTGTACTTTTCATGGGGACACGCTTATTTCCCCGTCTTGGATTGAAGAAGCACAAGTCATTCTACCTTATCTCATATTCATCTGACAGGTGCTGAAGGAGACCCTTAGGATGTATTCCACCGTTCCCGGAACCAATCGTCAGTTGCCAGAGGACATGACCATCAGTGGTGTTCACATCCCTGCAGGAACTTTGTGCGTGGTGAGTTGCCCCAGTTTCTCTAATCTCGTCAAATAAGTCTTCTTGAAACGAGTTTCATAGAAAGGCGGTGAAGAAAATGGTGATAGTAATATTGTTTGAAGTGAATTGTTGTGTATTTTATAGTTTAGCTCTCATGTCTGTGGAAGGATGGAGAAATTCTTCAAGGACCCACTGACGTTTGATCCGGACCGGTTTCATCCAGACGCACCCAAGTAAGTGGTCTACATAAAAAGGAGCATAGTGGATATTTAATGCTCATAGCCTGGG
Encoded proteins:
- the LOC115534635 gene encoding cholesterol 24-hydroxylase → MQKVKMGLFYILANWACYAMFCIFLLIAVAFLVYCLYIKHIHMKYDHIPGPPRDSFLFGHSRTMIGETQSGRNVHDKFLQWAEMYGPVVRINTLHVVVILVTCPEATKEILMSPKYLKHKLAYKRLFGLFGTRFLGNGLATATDHEQWHKQRRIMDPAFSSLYLRGLMGTFNERAENLMDELTKLADSKREAKMLQLVNRVTLDVITKVAFGMDLDLLNNESPFPRAIDMCLKGMVHSTQDMFFELMPKNRPFIKEVREACQLLRTTGEDWISKRRTAIQNGENVPKDILTQIIKSAGQEEEINKEDEDFMLDNFVTFFIAGQETTANQLAFCIMELARKTDIVEKAQEEVDAVIGMKQEISYDDLGELTYLSQVLKETLRMYAPSPGTSRELPEDLTISGVHIPAGVMAMFDSYVCGRMDKFFKDPLTFDPDRFHPDAPKPYYCYFPFALGPRSCLGQKFAQMEAKVVMAKLLQRFEFSLVPGQSFDILDTGTLRPKSGVVCNIKHRNPNM
- the LOC115534636 gene encoding cholesterol 24-hydroxylase-like; this translates as MGLFYLMTNWACYAMFYCFLLIAVAFLVYCLYIKHIHMKYDHIPGPPRDSFLFGHSSMMKEETEGGKILHDKFQQCAEMYGPVVRVNAAHIVILLVTCPEATKEILMSPKCLKPKPIYKLFFGLFGSRFMGNGLLTATEHEQWHKQRRIMDPAFSSLYLRGLMGTFNERAENLMDELTNLADSKKEAKMLQLFNRVTLDVITKVAFGIDLDLNQNKDSPFPRAIEMCLTAMVHTTRDMLFQLMPKNRPFIKEVRESCQLLRTTGEAWISKRRTAIQNGEDVPKDILTQIIKSAGQEEERTKEDEDLMLDNFVTFFIAGQDTTANQLAFCIMELARNPDIMKKAQKEVDAVLGMKQEISNDDLGELTYLSQVLKETLRMYSTVPGTNRQLPEDMTISGVHIPAGTLCVFSSHVCGRMEKFFKDPLTFDPDRFHPDAPKPYYCYYPFALGPRSCLGQKFAQMEAKVVMAKLLQRFEFSLVPGQSFDILDTLTLRPKSGVVCNIKHRNPNM